The following are from one region of the Synechococcus sp. CBW1108 genome:
- a CDS encoding nucleotidyltransferase domain-containing protein → MITAGASERGRSESAVDGLPRFGGRIESDNLPALLRPELLPALETLVLRVRPKGLWLFGSWARGTASRRSDIDLLVMGLEHCRLLDAYDAVLEALQHCRLPLQPLVATPQLLARHADAPFWRTLRAEAIPLLMGSRFP, encoded by the coding sequence CTGTAGATGGTCTGCCGAGGTTCGGCGGCAGGATTGAGAGCGACAACCTGCCAGCTCTGCTGAGGCCCGAACTGCTGCCGGCCCTGGAAACCCTGGTGCTGCGGGTCCGCCCGAAGGGTCTCTGGCTGTTCGGTAGCTGGGCGCGGGGCACGGCCAGCCGTCGCTCGGATATCGATCTGCTGGTGATGGGCCTCGAGCACTGCCGGCTTCTCGATGCGTACGACGCCGTGCTGGAGGCGCTGCAGCACTGCCGGCTGCCACTGCAGCCACTGGTGGCGACGCCCCAGCTGCTGGCTCGTCATGCGGATGCCCCGTTCTGGCGCACGCTGCGGGCCGAAGCGATCCCGCTGCTCATGGGCAGCCGCTTCCCATGA
- a CDS encoding HEPN domain-containing protein, which yields MSQESARHRASLWLRQAQDDLRAARLLQEGGQAAQACFLAQQVGEKAIKALLAADDRDLRSHSLKALLHELDQAHAQHWQRQARVLDKLYAPTRYPDALGDELPAEVFGPEDGASALLAAEELLEWASDQLQ from the coding sequence ATGAGCCAGGAAAGCGCCCGCCACCGGGCCAGCCTCTGGCTGCGTCAGGCCCAGGATGATCTGCGGGCGGCTCGCCTTCTCCAGGAGGGAGGCCAAGCGGCCCAGGCCTGCTTTCTTGCCCAGCAGGTGGGTGAGAAGGCCATCAAGGCGTTGCTGGCGGCCGACGACCGTGACCTGCGCAGCCATTCGCTGAAGGCTCTGTTGCACGAGCTGGATCAGGCTCACGCTCAACACTGGCAACGCCAGGCCCGGGTGCTGGACAAGCTCTATGCCCCCACCCGCTACCCGGATGCTCTGGGTGATGAGCTGCCTGCCGAGGTGTTCGGGCCCGAAGATGGCGCATCCGCCCTACTGGCGGCGGAAGAACTGCTCGAATGGGCCTCGGATCAACTGCAGTGA